A single region of the Microcella sp. genome encodes:
- the drmB gene encoding DUF1998 domain-containing protein, whose product MSKRILQLGVAKLIAPFGPGAVVDILGESFMTLTAEKWPKRTLLTPIDCLRLSSRLGVQRFYGPPTSDDMESPNSLGIPVIRYPAWLFCQTCRRMIRWTGKLENGKSPECPSDSGRLVPLRFVVVCRERSHAADVPWSEWLHRAPGATPDCGDSGSLRFRPIDGGSPGLSGLEVMCDKCRSRRTLGDLRGDVLIREGLRCHGTQPWESSWGTCEGPLEVMQRGATSFHYAETEAAIDIPDLSASTLDIEDRIRTSTYYLGLKSTPLDDPFAAQMAQRIADEFGITKDLVFSIVRRDQAADDEGGPVRSAILGEEFAAFRAAANDDADEENFKTRSQSFNRESGDIVERALAGLIDSVILVDRLREVRASLGFKRYRPDSDLVDSVAHDGTEAKWLPAYEGFGEGVFLRFNSTALDTWSDSPGAQARSKQLADKFDASGFSKRLHPFSAQYVALHSFAHALLREFAFSSGYPAASLHERIYCESSGDYGVFIYTTSSDPEGTLGGLVREGEPDRLGNTLARAAEQLSWCSNDPVCGESQPQNLDGLNLAACHSCLLTSETSCDGFNLLLDRVMLVGSTDGSAPGLLEGLLQAITTSAD is encoded by the coding sequence GTGAGCAAGAGGATTCTGCAGCTTGGCGTAGCCAAGTTGATCGCACCATTCGGCCCCGGGGCAGTGGTCGACATTCTCGGCGAGTCATTCATGACGTTGACGGCCGAGAAGTGGCCCAAGCGCACACTTCTAACCCCCATCGATTGCCTACGGCTTTCCTCCAGGCTGGGGGTTCAGCGGTTCTACGGCCCTCCCACATCTGATGACATGGAGAGCCCCAACTCTCTCGGCATTCCGGTCATCCGGTACCCCGCTTGGCTGTTCTGCCAGACCTGTCGGCGGATGATTCGCTGGACGGGCAAGCTCGAGAACGGGAAGAGCCCGGAGTGTCCGAGCGATTCCGGGCGGCTCGTCCCGCTGCGCTTTGTCGTGGTCTGTCGTGAACGCAGTCATGCCGCAGACGTTCCCTGGTCCGAATGGTTACATCGAGCACCAGGCGCGACGCCAGACTGCGGCGACAGCGGCTCCCTTCGTTTCCGACCCATCGACGGTGGATCCCCCGGCCTTTCTGGCCTCGAAGTGATGTGCGACAAGTGCAGAAGTAGGAGGACGCTAGGCGATCTTCGCGGAGATGTCCTCATCCGCGAAGGCCTCAGATGTCACGGAACTCAGCCGTGGGAATCCAGCTGGGGGACCTGCGAAGGTCCTCTGGAAGTCATGCAGCGGGGAGCCACAAGCTTCCATTATGCGGAGACAGAGGCCGCAATCGATATCCCCGACCTCTCGGCGTCGACGCTGGACATCGAAGACAGAATTCGCACAAGCACCTACTACCTTGGCTTGAAGAGCACACCGCTCGACGACCCCTTTGCAGCCCAAATGGCTCAGCGCATCGCGGATGAGTTTGGGATCACCAAGGACTTGGTGTTCTCCATTGTGCGACGAGACCAAGCTGCAGATGACGAGGGCGGACCGGTCCGGAGCGCAATCCTCGGCGAAGAATTCGCGGCCTTTCGGGCAGCGGCGAACGACGACGCTGATGAAGAGAACTTCAAAACTCGTTCTCAGAGCTTCAACCGCGAGTCAGGCGACATCGTCGAACGAGCCCTCGCTGGACTCATTGACAGTGTGATCCTCGTCGACCGCTTGCGCGAAGTACGGGCAAGTCTCGGCTTCAAACGCTATCGACCGGACTCCGACCTAGTCGACTCGGTGGCGCACGACGGCACTGAGGCCAAGTGGCTACCAGCGTATGAAGGCTTCGGTGAAGGCGTCTTCCTCCGCTTCAACTCAACCGCACTCGATACTTGGTCCGACAGCCCGGGAGCTCAAGCGCGATCAAAGCAGCTGGCAGACAAGTTCGATGCATCGGGATTCTCAAAGCGGCTACACCCGTTCTCGGCGCAGTATGTAGCGCTGCATTCATTCGCTCACGCTCTTCTCCGAGAGTTCGCGTTCTCTTCGGGCTACCCCGCCGCGTCCCTGCATGAACGGATCTACTGCGAATCTTCAGGAGACTACGGAGTCTTCATCTACACGACATCAAGCGATCCGGAGGGAACCCTCGGCGGACTCGTGCGAGAAGGAGAGCCCGATCGATTGGGGAACACTCTCGCTCGGGCCGCCGAACAGTTGAGTTGGTGCTCCAACGATCCCGTTTGTGGTGAGTCGCAACCTCAGAACCTCGACGGGCTGAATCTCGCAGCCTGCCATTCATGCCTGCTCACTTCCGAGACGTCGTGCGACGGCTTCAACCTTCTGCTTGACCGGGTGATGCTCGTGGGTTCCACAGACGGGAGCGCACCCGGGTTGCTGGAGGGCCTCTTGCAGGCCATCACAACCTCAGCGGATTAG
- a CDS encoding iron chaperone gives MADKSRASTGNDGFTADERAAMKERAAELRAQAKRAKGAAKAEAELNDLLEAIAKLPDEGDRALATTLHEVMMAAAPQLAPRTWYGMPAYALDGKVLCFVQPASKFDTRYTTLGFNDTAKLDDGAMWPASFAVLKLGASEKKAITELVQRAVG, from the coding sequence ATGGCAGACAAGAGCCGAGCATCCACCGGCAACGACGGGTTCACCGCGGACGAGCGCGCCGCGATGAAGGAGCGGGCGGCCGAGCTGCGCGCGCAGGCGAAGCGGGCCAAGGGCGCGGCGAAGGCCGAGGCCGAGCTCAACGACCTGCTCGAGGCGATCGCGAAGCTTCCTGACGAGGGTGACCGCGCGCTCGCCACGACGCTGCACGAGGTGATGATGGCGGCGGCACCGCAGCTGGCTCCGCGCACCTGGTACGGCATGCCCGCCTACGCGCTCGACGGCAAAGTGCTGTGCTTCGTGCAGCCGGCCAGCAAGTTCGACACCCGCTACACGACCCTCGGGTTCAACGACACGGCGAAGCTCGACGACGGCGCGATGTGGCCGGCGTCGTTCGCCGTGCTGAAGCTCGGCGCCTCAGAGAAGAAGGCGATCACCGAGCTCGTGCAGCGCGCAGTGGGGTAG
- a CDS encoding metalloregulator ArsR/SmtB family transcription factor, which yields MTSTIALTAGDSELCCAPLTSETIDADQAEVLARTFKALGDPTRVRLVSMIAASEGHEACVCDLIDPIGLSQPTVSHHLKILMEAGLLTRSKRGTWAYYALVPGALDRLSKLLVSS from the coding sequence ATGACCTCGACCATTGCGCTCACCGCTGGTGACAGTGAACTGTGCTGTGCGCCGCTCACGAGCGAGACCATCGATGCCGACCAGGCTGAGGTTCTCGCGCGCACGTTCAAGGCCCTCGGCGACCCGACCCGGGTGCGACTGGTCTCGATGATCGCCGCATCAGAGGGTCATGAGGCGTGCGTCTGCGACCTCATTGACCCGATCGGCCTGAGCCAGCCCACGGTGTCGCACCACCTCAAGATCTTGATGGAGGCCGGGCTGCTCACCCGGTCGAAGCGCGGCACCTGGGCGTACTACGCGCTCGTGCCCGGCGCGCTCGACCGCCTCTCAAAGTTGCTGGTCAGTTCGTAG
- a CDS encoding NAD(P)-binding domain-containing protein produces MTLTELSPPRTRDDRLTGLPVAIIGAGPVGLAAAANLVERGIDFVIFEAGESIAHSVDQWGHVRLFSPWKLVVDPASRRVLEETGWQHPEPEALPTGLELVEHYLAPLAALDSIAARINTGTEVVGVSREGMDRTRTANREAAPFVLRLRTGDTTIESTARAVIDASGTYRSPNSLASNGLDPLGFDEVANLVHHALPDVLGRDRAQFAGRHTTVVGAGHSAANTLLALATLAESEPGTRITWVIRSASAVRMTTSADDELTARASLGARVDHLVATGAIEKLDRFEIIALSRQADGVRLVGSRNGDLVEHDTDRVVNATGFRPDLSMLREVRLDLDEIVEAPARLAPLIDPNVHTCGTVEPHGFAELQQPEHGFFVVGMKSYGRAPTFLLATGYEQVRSITAWLAGDLAAASAVQLTLLATGVCSTDAAPAELGCCG; encoded by the coding sequence ATGACCCTCACCGAGCTCAGCCCACCTCGCACGCGTGACGACCGCCTCACCGGACTGCCGGTCGCCATCATCGGCGCCGGCCCGGTCGGCCTGGCGGCCGCTGCGAACCTCGTCGAGCGCGGCATCGACTTCGTCATCTTTGAGGCTGGCGAGTCGATCGCGCACAGTGTCGACCAGTGGGGCCACGTGCGCCTGTTCTCGCCGTGGAAGCTCGTCGTCGACCCCGCCTCGCGTCGGGTTCTCGAAGAAACCGGGTGGCAGCATCCCGAACCAGAAGCCCTGCCGACCGGCCTCGAACTCGTCGAGCACTACCTCGCCCCGCTCGCCGCGCTCGACTCGATCGCCGCGCGCATCAACACGGGCACCGAGGTCGTCGGGGTGTCGCGCGAGGGCATGGATCGCACGCGCACCGCGAACCGCGAGGCGGCCCCGTTCGTGCTGCGCCTGCGCACCGGCGACACAACCATCGAGTCGACCGCGCGCGCCGTCATCGACGCCTCGGGCACCTACCGCTCACCCAACAGCCTGGCGTCGAACGGGCTCGACCCCCTTGGGTTCGACGAGGTGGCCAACCTCGTGCACCACGCTCTGCCCGACGTGCTCGGTCGTGACAGGGCGCAGTTCGCGGGGCGCCACACCACCGTCGTGGGGGCGGGCCACTCTGCCGCCAACACTCTGCTCGCGCTCGCCACGCTCGCCGAGAGCGAGCCAGGCACCCGCATCACCTGGGTGATTCGCTCGGCGTCGGCCGTGCGCATGACGACCTCGGCCGATGACGAGCTGACAGCGCGTGCGTCGCTCGGCGCTCGCGTCGATCACCTCGTCGCGACTGGGGCCATCGAGAAGCTCGACCGTTTCGAGATCATCGCACTCTCGCGCCAGGCTGACGGAGTGCGCCTCGTGGGCTCGCGCAACGGCGACCTTGTCGAGCACGATACCGACCGCGTCGTGAACGCCACGGGCTTTCGGCCCGACCTCAGCATGCTGCGCGAAGTGCGCCTCGATCTCGACGAGATCGTCGAGGCGCCTGCGCGACTCGCGCCCCTCATCGACCCCAATGTGCACACGTGCGGCACCGTCGAGCCCCACGGATTCGCCGAGCTGCAGCAACCCGAGCACGGCTTCTTCGTGGTCGGCATGAAGAGCTACGGCCGTGCGCCCACCTTTCTGCTCGCCACGGGCTATGAGCAAGTGCGCTCGATCACGGCATGGCTGGCGGGTGACCTCGCTGCCGCGTCGGCGGTGCAGCTGACGCTGCTGGCAACCGGTGTGTGCTCGACGGATGCCGCGCCCGCCGAGCTCGGATGCTGCGGGTGA
- a CDS encoding GNAT family N-acetyltransferase, producing the protein MLRVIIRELRATDWPSVQAIYQEGIDGGHATFESHAPSWADFDRGHLREARLVVVDEDDAVLGWVAASPVSTRAVYRGVVEDSVYVAAAAQGRGVGGALLRAFIEASEGVGIWTVQASIFPENTASLALHEREGFRVVGRREAIARMTHGPLAGVWRDTLIVERRTNLYR; encoded by the coding sequence ATGCTGCGGGTGATCATCCGCGAGCTTCGTGCCACAGACTGGCCGTCGGTGCAGGCCATCTACCAAGAGGGCATCGACGGTGGACACGCGACGTTCGAGTCTCACGCGCCCTCGTGGGCAGACTTCGACCGGGGCCATCTGCGCGAGGCACGACTCGTCGTCGTCGACGAAGACGATGCAGTTCTGGGGTGGGTCGCCGCCTCACCGGTGTCGACGCGTGCCGTCTACCGGGGCGTCGTCGAAGACTCGGTCTACGTCGCCGCGGCGGCTCAGGGCCGCGGTGTCGGAGGCGCCCTGCTGCGGGCGTTCATCGAAGCATCTGAGGGTGTCGGAATCTGGACGGTGCAGGCCAGCATCTTTCCCGAGAACACTGCGAGTCTTGCGTTGCACGAACGCGAGGGGTTTCGAGTGGTGGGCCGTCGTGAGGCGATTGCACGCATGACGCACGGGCCTCTCGCCGGAGTCTGGCGCGACACCCTGATCGTCGAGCGGCGCACTAACCTGTATCGGTGA
- a CDS encoding DUF554 domain-containing protein: MIGLGTLLNIATIVVGATIGVLIGRRLPERTTRVVTDALGLITIVLGGLNLIALTDTDFVGAVGAGGTFLVVIGALLIGSIVGSLAGIEARLERFGGWLQRRFTRPAARDAEAIHPDGAPLALTGRDRFITGFVDASLVFAIGPLAILGAFQDGTGQGFDQLALKSTLDGFASVAFAASLGWGVAFSAIPVGVWQGLLTVLAFFLGTVMSGAAIAALTATGGVLLLGVGLRLLNLRAVAVADMLPALVVAPLLTVGVAALLT; encoded by the coding sequence GTGATCGGCCTCGGCACTCTGCTCAACATCGCCACCATCGTCGTCGGCGCGACCATCGGCGTGCTCATCGGCCGCCGCCTGCCTGAGCGCACCACGCGCGTCGTCACCGACGCTCTCGGCCTCATCACGATCGTGTTGGGCGGCCTCAACCTCATCGCGCTCACCGACACTGACTTCGTCGGCGCGGTCGGCGCCGGCGGCACCTTTCTGGTCGTCATCGGCGCCCTGCTGATCGGCAGCATCGTCGGCTCGCTCGCCGGCATCGAGGCGCGGCTTGAGCGGTTCGGCGGCTGGTTGCAGCGCCGCTTCACTCGGCCGGCGGCGAGGGATGCGGAGGCCATCCACCCCGATGGCGCACCGCTCGCCCTCACGGGCCGCGACCGCTTCATCACCGGCTTCGTCGACGCCTCATTGGTCTTCGCGATCGGGCCGCTCGCCATTCTCGGCGCCTTTCAAGACGGCACCGGGCAGGGCTTCGACCAACTCGCGCTCAAGTCGACCCTCGACGGCTTCGCCTCGGTGGCCTTCGCGGCCTCGCTCGGCTGGGGCGTGGCGTTCTCGGCGATTCCGGTCGGCGTCTGGCAGGGGCTGCTGACGGTGCTCGCGTTCTTCTTAGGCACCGTCATGTCGGGGGCGGCGATCGCCGCGCTGACCGCGACGGGCGGAGTGCTGCTGCTCGGCGTCGGCCTGCGCCTGCTCAACCTGCGCGCCGTCGCCGTGGCCGACATGCTGCCGGCGCTCGTCGTGGCACCGTTGCTCACGGTCGGCGTCGCGGCGCTACTGACCTAG
- a CDS encoding rhodanese-like domain-containing protein, which yields MSDSPLGAFADPGATAAHYAAKISFETDASDVAAARAAGVEFHLVDVRGQAAWNQGHAAGALHIPRQELAERVGELGEGIPVIVYCWGPGCNGGAKGALELASLGVPVKEMLGGFEYWAREGYPVEGEAGPIHRATDPLTAPVEHAISCDC from the coding sequence ATGAGCGACTCGCCCCTCGGCGCGTTCGCCGACCCCGGTGCGACGGCCGCGCACTATGCCGCGAAGATCTCGTTCGAGACCGACGCCTCAGATGTCGCTGCGGCGCGCGCGGCGGGGGTCGAGTTTCACCTCGTCGACGTGCGCGGGCAGGCCGCGTGGAATCAGGGGCACGCGGCCGGGGCACTGCATATCCCCCGGCAAGAGCTGGCCGAGCGGGTCGGTGAACTCGGCGAGGGCATCCCGGTCATCGTCTACTGCTGGGGGCCGGGCTGCAACGGCGGCGCGAAAGGTGCGCTCGAGCTCGCGAGCCTAGGCGTTCCGGTGAAAGAGATGCTCGGCGGGTTCGAATATTGGGCGCGCGAGGGTTACCCGGTCGAGGGCGAGGCGGGGCCGATTCACCGTGCGACCGACCCGCTGACGGCGCCCGTCGAGCACGCCATCAGCTGCGACTGCTAG
- a CDS encoding DUF998 domain-containing protein, whose product MSITGSAARPASSSRTLVDVESEAFGVAIAVGVVTLIVGGIMFAGTNPPIWGGISLGVASAGSILTAGVIVAYVGYWRSRSIDGQQWRLELASWKFIVDATSVALVHAVLAVLAAIATFLLLQRSFQGLVLDAPFTTIAMALVTALAGYWIYLSVSSITTPKLSSLLVLFMTFGTITAMATSSDPAWWEYHFSQLGTFGDRSSSLFNLTLIIAGVLVTTFALYLQRDLQVLVDRGVLVKASAPRTVSIVFVIMGVMLACVGIFPLTVSVLLHNLSAMGMAVAFLVLLFASPWILTGLPRRFFVVCAGFAFALIGGALLFEPVQYYNLTAFELVAFAIIFAWIAIFIRFISALADEEVSA is encoded by the coding sequence ATGAGCATCACGGGCAGTGCTGCGCGGCCGGCGTCGAGTTCACGAACGCTGGTCGACGTCGAGTCTGAAGCATTCGGGGTGGCGATCGCGGTCGGCGTCGTGACCCTCATCGTGGGCGGCATCATGTTCGCCGGCACTAACCCACCGATCTGGGGTGGCATCTCTCTCGGCGTCGCGTCGGCAGGCTCGATTCTCACCGCGGGCGTCATCGTCGCCTACGTGGGCTACTGGCGCAGTCGCAGCATCGACGGGCAGCAGTGGCGCCTCGAGCTCGCGTCGTGGAAGTTCATCGTCGACGCCACCTCGGTCGCGCTCGTGCACGCCGTGCTCGCGGTGCTCGCCGCCATCGCCACGTTCTTGCTGCTGCAGCGCAGCTTTCAGGGTCTCGTGCTCGACGCGCCGTTCACCACCATCGCGATGGCGCTCGTCACGGCCCTCGCCGGGTACTGGATCTACCTTTCGGTGTCATCGATCACCACCCCGAAGCTCTCGAGCCTGCTGGTGCTGTTCATGACGTTCGGCACCATCACGGCGATGGCCACCTCGAGCGACCCCGCCTGGTGGGAGTACCACTTCAGCCAGTTGGGAACCTTCGGCGACCGCTCGAGCAGTCTGTTCAATCTGACGCTCATCATCGCCGGAGTGCTCGTGACCACCTTTGCGCTCTACCTGCAGCGCGACCTGCAGGTGCTCGTCGACCGCGGCGTGCTCGTCAAGGCCAGTGCGCCGCGCACCGTGTCGATCGTGTTCGTGATCATGGGCGTCATGCTCGCCTGCGTCGGCATCTTTCCGCTCACCGTGAGCGTGCTTCTGCACAACCTCTCGGCGATGGGCATGGCCGTCGCCTTCCTGGTGCTGCTGTTCGCCTCACCGTGGATTCTTACGGGCCTGCCCCGCCGCTTCTTCGTCGTCTGCGCGGGATTCGCCTTCGCCCTCATCGGCGGCGCTCTGCTCTTCGAGCCAGTGCAGTACTACAACCTGACGGCGTTCGAACTCGTCGCCTTCGCGATCATCTTCGCCTGGATCGCGATCTTCATCCGGTTCATCAGCGCGCTCGCTGACGAGGAGGTGTCCGCATGA
- a CDS encoding glutaredoxin domain-containing protein: MTDTTSTITMYGADWCRDCRRTEALLNELGVDWTKVDVEASAEAAAEAQAISGRMNIPVVVFADGSHLVEPSDDAVREKLGV; encoded by the coding sequence ATGACTGACACGACTTCGACCATCACCATGTATGGCGCCGACTGGTGCCGCGACTGCCGCCGCACCGAAGCCCTGCTCAACGAGCTCGGCGTCGACTGGACCAAGGTCGACGTTGAGGCCTCGGCCGAAGCCGCCGCAGAAGCGCAAGCGATCAGCGGGCGCATGAATATTCCCGTCGTGGTCTTCGCCGACGGTTCGCACCTGGTCGAGCCCAGCGACGACGCCGTGCGCGAGAAGCTGGGCGTCTAA
- a CDS encoding dienelactone hydrolase family protein, with amino-acid sequence MSLTDIVIAQPGDTRGGELTGVLGVPDGPRPFTALVVVHELFGIDDAMRAHLERLRSMGYVVLMPNLYSRGGARRCLVATFRALRNGTGAAFDDIEAARRTLLERDDTSGAVGVIGFCMGGGFALLLAGQGGYGAASVNYGHLPADLDDALDGACPVVGTFGGRDLTLKGAAQKLEAALDARGIEHDVVEYPEAGHAFLNDIPNGTRLARITMGPVLRLGYKPDEAADTWRRIDAFFRRTLG; translated from the coding sequence ATGAGTCTCACTGACATTGTCATCGCGCAACCCGGCGACACTCGAGGCGGTGAGCTGACAGGCGTGCTCGGGGTTCCTGACGGGCCCAGGCCATTCACCGCACTCGTCGTCGTGCACGAGCTCTTCGGCATCGACGACGCCATGCGTGCGCACCTCGAACGGTTGCGCAGCATGGGGTATGTCGTGCTCATGCCCAACCTCTACAGCCGCGGCGGTGCTCGGCGCTGCCTGGTCGCCACCTTTCGGGCACTGCGCAACGGCACCGGTGCGGCCTTCGACGACATCGAAGCGGCGCGGCGAACGCTGCTCGAGCGCGACGACACGAGCGGGGCCGTCGGTGTGATCGGGTTCTGCATGGGCGGAGGCTTCGCGCTGCTACTAGCGGGGCAGGGCGGCTATGGTGCAGCATCCGTCAACTACGGCCACCTGCCGGCCGATCTCGATGACGCACTCGACGGCGCATGCCCTGTTGTCGGCACGTTCGGGGGGCGAGATCTGACGCTGAAGGGCGCGGCGCAGAAGCTCGAGGCAGCGCTCGACGCGCGCGGCATCGAGCACGACGTGGTGGAATACCCCGAGGCCGGGCACGCGTTTCTCAACGACATACCCAACGGCACGCGGCTTGCCCGCATCACGATGGGGCCGGTGCTGCGACTCGGCTATAAGCCCGACGAAGCGGCCGACACATGGCGCCGCATCGACGCATTCTTTCGACGCACGCTCGGGTAG
- a CDS encoding isoprenylcysteine carboxylmethyltransferase family protein — translation MSVADPTAQLHPAAAWALVGAQFLFLLLLGFMPWGDLWSRGIGTVVFGLVFVALGIGIALAAGAGLGRTLTPSPVPKADGELVTTGVYGFVRHPIYSGLLLLGIGLVIIGASVLHLLAWVALLSVLMAKSRFEEWMLAARYPDYAAYAARVGRLVPGIGKLTP, via the coding sequence ATGAGTGTCGCTGACCCGACTGCGCAGTTACACCCCGCCGCGGCGTGGGCGCTCGTCGGCGCCCAATTTCTCTTCTTGCTGCTGCTGGGCTTCATGCCGTGGGGCGACCTGTGGAGCCGAGGCATCGGCACCGTCGTGTTCGGGTTGGTCTTCGTAGCGCTCGGCATCGGCATCGCGCTCGCCGCAGGCGCCGGGCTCGGCCGCACCCTCACACCGAGCCCCGTGCCGAAGGCCGACGGCGAGCTCGTGACAACGGGTGTTTACGGGTTCGTGCGGCACCCCATCTATTCGGGTCTGCTGCTGCTCGGCATCGGCCTCGTCATCATCGGAGCCTCAGTGCTGCACTTGCTCGCCTGGGTCGCGCTGCTCAGTGTGCTCATGGCGAAGTCGAGATTCGAAGAATGGATGCTCGCAGCGCGCTACCCCGACTACGCAGCCTATGCGGCGCGCGTCGGCAGGCTCGTGCCCGGCATCGGAAAGCTGACGCCATGA
- a CDS encoding acyl-CoA dehydrogenase has protein sequence MSTIDAPRRKASPTKKTTSAEQAATPLGEPAPAGAAVGESIVSAEGSPTLDVAALGQQLMGRWADSRRASRELMKREEFHRIPTLGMDEHRDRVLGQLKLLVEQGSVHRAFPAEFGGDDDHGGFIASFEELLLADPSMQIKSGVQWGLYASAILHLGTAPHHAAWLPDALDLTTPGAFAMTETGHGSDVSAVGTTATYDAANDEWVIHTPFRAAWKDYLGNAALHGRAAVVFAQLITRGVNHGVHAFYVPIRDENGDFLPGVGGDDDGLKGGLNGIDNGRLHFTEVRVPRTNLLNRYGDVDENGVYTSPIESPGRRFFTMLGTLVQGRVSLDGASVVASKLALTIAIRYGNERRQFDGGDENEVVLLDYQRHQRRLLPRLATTYAMSFAHEVFLEKFDAVFSGTADTDADREDLETLAAALKPLSTWAALDIIQEAREACGGQGYLAANRLTQLRADMDIYATFEGDNNVLLQLVAKRLLTDYSRTFAKADAGVMAHYVADQVGEAVVNRSGLRRLAQSVVDFGSTARSIGYVRDTASQRQLLTDRVETMVAELAGRLRSASKLPKREAAALFNRHQNALIEAAKAHGELLQWEAFTEALETIEHEGNRQVMTWLRDLFGLGLIEKNLAWYVIHGRLSDHRAQAITDYIDDRLLPRLRPHAVALTDAFELAPEHIRADIATGAEKARQDEARAHYADLRARGLAPIDEKDLIAAKKAKR, from the coding sequence ATGAGCACGATTGATGCACCCCGCCGCAAAGCCAGCCCGACCAAGAAAACCACGAGCGCCGAGCAGGCCGCGACGCCGCTCGGCGAACCCGCTCCGGCGGGCGCCGCGGTCGGCGAGTCGATCGTGTCGGCAGAAGGCTCGCCCACGCTCGATGTGGCCGCGCTCGGCCAGCAGCTGATGGGCCGATGGGCCGACAGCCGTCGCGCCTCGCGCGAGCTCATGAAGCGCGAAGAGTTCCACCGCATTCCGACCCTCGGCATGGACGAGCACCGCGATCGCGTGCTCGGTCAGCTGAAGCTGCTCGTCGAGCAGGGCTCGGTGCACCGGGCGTTTCCGGCAGAGTTCGGCGGCGACGACGACCACGGTGGGTTCATCGCGAGCTTCGAAGAGCTGCTGCTCGCCGACCCGAGCATGCAGATCAAGTCGGGTGTGCAGTGGGGCCTCTACGCCTCGGCCATCTTGCACTTGGGCACCGCGCCGCACCACGCCGCCTGGCTGCCCGACGCGCTAGACCTCACCACGCCTGGTGCTTTCGCCATGACCGAGACCGGGCACGGCAGCGACGTCTCGGCGGTCGGCACGACGGCCACCTACGACGCAGCGAATGATGAGTGGGTCATCCACACGCCGTTCCGAGCCGCCTGGAAGGACTACCTCGGCAACGCCGCCCTGCACGGGCGGGCCGCCGTCGTCTTCGCGCAACTCATCACGCGCGGAGTCAACCACGGGGTGCACGCCTTCTATGTTCCGATTCGCGACGAGAACGGCGACTTCTTGCCCGGCGTCGGCGGCGACGACGACGGGCTCAAGGGCGGCCTCAACGGCATCGACAACGGGCGCCTGCACTTCACCGAGGTGCGCGTGCCCCGCACCAACCTGCTCAACCGCTACGGCGACGTCGACGAGAACGGCGTCTACACCTCACCCATCGAGAGCCCCGGCCGCCGCTTCTTCACGATGCTCGGCACGCTCGTGCAGGGTCGCGTGTCGCTCGACGGCGCCTCGGTCGTGGCGAGCAAGCTCGCCCTCACCATCGCGATTCGCTACGGCAACGAGCGCCGCCAGTTCGACGGCGGCGACGAGAACGAAGTGGTGCTGCTCGACTACCAGCGCCACCAGCGTCGCCTGCTGCCGCGCCTCGCCACGACCTACGCCATGTCGTTCGCTCACGAAGTGTTTCTCGAGAAGTTCGACGCCGTGTTCTCAGGCACGGCAGACACCGACGCCGACCGAGAAGACCTCGAGACTCTCGCCGCCGCGCTCAAACCGCTGAGCACGTGGGCAGCGCTCGACATCATTCAAGAGGCGCGCGAAGCGTGCGGCGGTCAGGGCTACCTCGCCGCCAACCGCCTCACCCAGTTGCGCGCCGACATGGACATCTATGCCACGTTCGAGGGCGACAACAACGTGCTGCTGCAGCTCGTCGCCAAGCGACTGCTCACCGACTACAGCCGCACCTTCGCCAAAGCCGATGCCGGGGTCATGGCCCACTACGTTGCCGACCAGGTCGGCGAGGCTGTCGTCAACCGGTCGGGTCTTCGACGGCTCGCCCAGTCGGTCGTCGACTTCGGGTCGACCGCTCGCTCGATCGGTTACGTGCGTGACACCGCGTCACAACGCCAGCTGCTCACCGACCGCGTCGAGACGATGGTGGCCGAGCTCGCGGGGCGCTTGCGCAGTGCATCAAAGTTGCCGAAGCGCGAAGCGGCCGCCCTCTTCAACCGCCACCAGAACGCCCTCATCGAAGCGGCCAAGGCGCACGGTGAGCTGCTGCAGTGGGAGGCCTTCACCGAAGCACTCGAGACCATCGAGCACGAGGGCAACCGCCAGGTGATGACGTGGTTGCGCGACCTCTTCGGGCTCGGTCTGATCGAGAAGAACCTCGCCTGGTACGTCATTCACGGTCGGCTGAGCGACCACCGCGCGCAGGCGATCACCGACTACATCGACGACCGGTTGTTGCCCCGTCTGCGGCCGCACGCTGTTGCGCTCACCGACGCATTCGAGCTGGCGCCCGAGCACATTCGGGCCGACATCGCGACGGGTGCTGAGAAGGCGCGGCAAGACGAAGCGCGCGCGCACTATGCCGACTTGCGCGCTCGCGGGCTCGCGCCGATCGATGAGAAAGACCTGATCGCGGCGAAGAAGGCCAAGCGCTAA